The following proteins come from a genomic window of Mycobacterium sp. DL:
- a CDS encoding MFS transporter: MSSDVTEGDVVDGVPRRRIVVASMVGTTIEFYDFYIYATAAVTVFPHLFFPKSDSTTALLASLATFGLAFVARPVGSVVFGHFGDRVGRKATLVGSLLLMGIATFAIGLLPTYAQIGVAAPALLAVLRFSQGLALGGEWSGAALLATETARPGKRGWAAMWPQLGAPFGFLLANGLFLVLIFWLGHRTAEPDLDGAFMTWGWRIPFLLSAVMVAIGLYVRLRIMETPVFSRAVARGEKVKSPLAQVFRSSWRQLIIGTFVMLATYTMFYIVTTWALSFGTGKRPPDGTGLGFGYVDFLQLQLIAVLFFAGTLPLSGWLADRVGRRRLLLVVTAGIMAYGALFGPLLGSGTTSYGTMLIFLIIGMTLMGFTFAPMSAVLPELFPTNVRYTGSGISYNVASILGAAVAPFIATWLATQYGVGWVGLYLFIAASLTFTAILVMRETRDAPLDSVDSREVAR; this comes from the coding sequence ATGAGTAGTGACGTCACCGAAGGCGATGTGGTCGACGGGGTTCCCCGTCGACGGATCGTGGTCGCGTCGATGGTGGGGACCACCATCGAGTTCTACGACTTCTACATCTACGCCACCGCAGCGGTGACGGTCTTCCCGCATCTCTTCTTCCCCAAGAGCGATTCCACGACCGCGCTGCTGGCCTCGCTGGCCACCTTCGGTCTCGCCTTCGTCGCGCGCCCGGTCGGCTCGGTCGTGTTCGGTCACTTCGGCGACCGGGTGGGACGCAAGGCGACGCTGGTCGGATCGCTGCTGTTGATGGGCATTGCGACGTTCGCCATCGGGTTGTTGCCGACCTACGCCCAGATCGGGGTCGCCGCGCCTGCGCTCCTGGCCGTCCTGCGCTTTTCACAAGGCCTGGCACTCGGTGGTGAATGGAGTGGGGCAGCTCTGCTGGCCACGGAGACCGCCAGGCCCGGCAAACGCGGCTGGGCCGCGATGTGGCCGCAACTCGGGGCGCCCTTCGGCTTCCTACTGGCCAACGGCCTGTTCCTGGTGCTCATCTTCTGGCTCGGGCACCGCACGGCGGAGCCCGATCTGGACGGGGCGTTCATGACCTGGGGCTGGCGGATCCCGTTCCTGTTGAGCGCAGTGATGGTGGCCATCGGTCTGTATGTGCGGCTGCGCATCATGGAGACGCCGGTGTTCAGCCGCGCCGTGGCCCGGGGAGAGAAAGTGAAGAGCCCGCTGGCACAGGTCTTCCGTTCCAGCTGGCGTCAGTTGATCATCGGCACCTTCGTGATGCTGGCGACCTACACGATGTTCTACATCGTGACCACGTGGGCGCTGAGCTTCGGTACCGGGAAGCGACCACCGGATGGCACCGGCCTCGGCTTCGGCTATGTCGACTTCCTGCAACTGCAGTTGATCGCCGTGTTGTTCTTCGCCGGAACGCTGCCGCTGTCCGGGTGGCTCGCCGATCGTGTCGGCCGCCGCCGTCTGCTGTTGGTCGTCACTGCGGGCATCATGGCCTACGGCGCGTTGTTCGGCCCGCTGCTGGGCTCCGGCACCACGTCGTATGGCACCATGCTGATCTTCCTGATCATCGGGATGACGCTGATGGGCTTCACCTTTGCGCCGATGAGCGCTGTGTTGCCCGAACTGTTCCCGACCAATGTGCGCTACACAGGTTCGGGAATCTCCTACAACGTCGCGAGCATTCTCGGTGCCGCCGTGGCACCGTTCATCGCCACCTGGCTGGCGACGCAGTACGGCGTCGGGTGGGTGGGTCTGTACCTGTTCATCGCCGCTTCCCTGACCTTCACAGCGATTCTGGTCATGCGTGAAACCAGGGACGCGCCGCTGGATTCCGTCGACAGTCGAGAGGTCGCGCGTTAG
- the uvrB gene encoding excinuclease ABC subunit UvrB, with product MAFATEHPVLAHSEHRPVDDIVRAGGKFEVVSEYDPAGDQPAAIAELERRINAGERDVVLLGATGTGKSATTAWLIEKLQRPTLVMAPNKTLAAQLANELRDMLPHNAVEYFVSYYDYYQPEAYIAQTDTYIEKDSSINDDVERLRHSATSSLLSRRDVVVVASVSCIYGLGTPQSYLDRSVELNVGDEVPRDALLRLLVDVQYNRNDMAFTRGSFRVRGDTVEIIPSYEELAVRIEYFGDEIEALYYMHPLTGDVVRKVDSLRVFPATHYVAGPERMAQAISSIEKELEDRLAELEDQGKLLEAQRLRMRTNYDVEMMRQVGFCSGIENYSRHIDGRGPGTAPATLIDYFPEDFLMVIDESHVTVPQIGGMYEGDMSRKRNLVDFGFRLPSAVDNRPLTWEEFADRIGQTVYLSATPGPYEMSQSGGEFVEQVIRPTGLVDPQIVVKPTKGQIDDLIGEIRKRTAADERVLVTTLTKKMAEDLTDYLLEMGIRVRYLHSEVDTLRRVELLRQLRLGEYDVLVGINLLREGLDLPEVSLVSILDADKEGFLRSARSLIQTIGRAARNVSGEVHMYADKITDSMREAIDETDRRRAKQVAYNLEHGLDPMPLRKKIADILDQVYREADDSETIDVGGSGRNASRGRRAQGEPGRAVSAGIYEGRDTTTMPRAELADLIKDLTAQMMTAARDLQFELAARIRDEIADLKKELRGMDAAGLK from the coding sequence ATGGCTTTCGCGACTGAACACCCGGTGCTGGCGCACTCGGAGCATCGCCCCGTCGACGACATCGTGCGCGCAGGTGGCAAGTTCGAGGTGGTCAGCGAGTACGACCCGGCAGGCGACCAGCCCGCCGCCATCGCCGAACTCGAGAGACGGATCAACGCCGGCGAGCGGGATGTGGTGTTGCTCGGTGCCACCGGCACGGGTAAATCCGCGACCACGGCGTGGCTCATAGAGAAGTTGCAACGTCCCACGCTGGTGATGGCGCCCAACAAGACCCTGGCCGCCCAGTTGGCCAATGAGCTGCGGGACATGTTGCCGCACAACGCTGTCGAGTACTTCGTGTCGTACTACGACTACTACCAGCCAGAGGCGTACATCGCCCAGACCGACACCTACATCGAGAAGGACAGCTCGATCAACGACGATGTCGAGCGGCTGCGCCATTCGGCGACCTCCAGTCTGCTGTCCCGTCGCGACGTGGTGGTGGTGGCGTCGGTGTCCTGCATCTACGGCCTCGGCACGCCGCAGTCCTATCTGGACCGTTCGGTGGAGCTCAATGTGGGCGACGAGGTTCCCCGCGACGCGCTGCTGCGCCTGCTGGTCGACGTGCAGTACAACCGCAACGACATGGCATTCACCCGGGGATCGTTCCGGGTGCGAGGGGACACCGTCGAGATCATCCCGTCGTACGAGGAACTCGCCGTTCGCATCGAGTACTTCGGCGACGAGATCGAAGCCCTCTACTACATGCACCCGCTGACCGGCGACGTCGTCCGCAAAGTCGATTCGTTGCGGGTCTTCCCGGCCACCCATTACGTGGCCGGTCCCGAACGGATGGCGCAGGCGATCTCGTCGATCGAGAAGGAGTTGGAGGACCGGCTGGCCGAACTGGAGGACCAGGGCAAGCTGCTCGAGGCCCAGCGGCTGCGGATGAGGACCAACTACGACGTGGAGATGATGCGTCAGGTGGGCTTCTGCTCCGGCATCGAGAACTACTCGCGGCACATCGACGGACGCGGTCCCGGTACCGCCCCCGCAACGCTGATCGACTACTTTCCCGAAGACTTCCTGATGGTGATCGACGAGTCGCACGTCACGGTGCCGCAGATCGGCGGTATGTACGAGGGCGACATGTCGCGTAAGCGCAACCTCGTGGATTTCGGTTTCCGGTTGCCGTCGGCAGTCGACAACCGGCCGCTGACGTGGGAGGAGTTCGCCGACCGGATCGGCCAGACGGTCTATCTGTCGGCCACCCCCGGACCGTACGAGATGAGCCAGTCGGGCGGCGAGTTCGTCGAGCAGGTCATCCGGCCCACCGGACTCGTCGATCCGCAGATCGTCGTCAAGCCGACCAAGGGGCAGATCGACGACCTGATCGGTGAGATCCGCAAGCGGACCGCCGCCGACGAACGCGTGCTGGTCACCACACTGACCAAGAAGATGGCCGAGGACCTGACCGACTACCTGCTCGAGATGGGTATCCGGGTGCGGTACCTGCATTCCGAAGTGGACACCCTGCGCCGCGTGGAGCTGCTCAGACAGTTGCGGCTGGGGGAGTACGACGTGCTCGTCGGCATCAACCTGCTGCGTGAGGGGCTCGACCTGCCGGAGGTGTCGCTGGTGTCGATCCTCGACGCCGACAAGGAGGGTTTCCTTCGATCGGCACGCAGCCTGATCCAGACGATCGGACGGGCGGCGCGAAACGTCTCCGGCGAAGTGCACATGTACGCAGACAAGATCACCGACTCGATGCGCGAGGCCATCGACGAGACGGACCGGCGCCGGGCCAAGCAGGTCGCCTACAACCTCGAACACGGGCTCGATCCGATGCCGCTTCGCAAGAAGATCGCCGACATCCTGGACCAGGTGTACCGGGAAGCCGACGACAGCGAGACGATCGATGTCGGGGGATCGGGTCGCAATGCGTCGCGGGGCCGTCGCGCTCAGGGTGAACCCGGTCGGGCGGTGAGTGCGGGCATCTACGAGGGCCGCGACACAACCACCATGCCGCGTGCCGAGTTGGCCGATCTCATCAAGGACCTCACCGCGCAGATGATGACCGCCGCACGGGATCTGCAGTTCGAGTTGGCCGCCCGGATCCGCGACGAGATCGCCGACTTGAAGAAGGAACTCCGCGGCATGGACGCCGCGGGACTCAAATGA
- a CDS encoding trimeric intracellular cation channel family protein, which translates to MIQHLVDYVGIAALAASGAVVGVRKGFDLFGIATLAVLSGVGGGVLRDLLLDLDPPASLQHWQEISICLAMSVLTTVFTRAVIKLNTLVLVLDAVGMGFFATSGAAISIDHGASWFAAMVLGVVSAVAGSVMRDVVARDVPMVLGPDDMYAAPAMLGSMIYVTVDHHYGSQSLGVVAGSLVATLLRLAAIRFHWRLPTAPRDLINHVRAHAISQCAAESQLRPYPTETSRGTFSG; encoded by the coding sequence GTGATCCAACACCTCGTCGATTATGTGGGCATCGCGGCGCTGGCGGCATCGGGCGCCGTGGTCGGTGTTCGTAAGGGCTTCGACCTGTTCGGCATCGCCACCCTGGCCGTCCTGAGCGGCGTCGGTGGCGGGGTGTTGCGCGACCTGCTTCTCGACCTCGACCCACCGGCCTCGCTGCAGCATTGGCAAGAGATCAGCATCTGCCTGGCGATGTCGGTTCTGACCACGGTGTTCACCCGGGCGGTGATCAAGCTGAACACCCTCGTGCTCGTCCTCGACGCCGTCGGGATGGGATTCTTCGCTACCTCGGGTGCGGCGATATCGATCGACCACGGCGCGTCCTGGTTCGCTGCGATGGTGCTCGGCGTGGTGTCGGCTGTCGCGGGCAGCGTGATGCGCGACGTGGTCGCACGCGACGTCCCGATGGTGCTGGGGCCCGACGACATGTACGCCGCGCCGGCGATGCTCGGCTCGATGATCTACGTGACGGTCGACCACCACTACGGGTCGCAATCACTCGGTGTCGTCGCCGGCTCGCTGGTCGCCACGCTACTGCGGTTGGCCGCCATCCGATTCCACTGGAGGCTGCCCACCGCTCCCCGCGACCTCATCAATCATGTTCGCGCGCACGCGATCAGTCAGTGCGCCGCCGAGTCCCAGCTGCGGCCGTACCCGACGGAGACCTCCAGGGGCACATTCAGCGGGTAG
- a CDS encoding PrsW family intramembrane metalloprotease, translating into MSYAGAQVPPHQLQAPFVRRVRKVGAPLGVIIALGTIAGLIVIALTAFNPVGTAIGFVLSSIAMTVVVLAYLWLDRWEPEPPRLLVFAFIWGTSAAVVLAAVLQIFLDAWLSPAMDATQSTGVSPFTLVVGAPLTEEAAKGLFLLLMMTGVRRNEMNSLTDCLVYAGLVGAGFAWLEDILYIANGETLADSLFTAALRLIMAPFAHSLFTTLFAIGVWYALHKRSAMARTGCILLGYAGAVVLHAMWNGSSLLGVEAYFGLYVFWMMPIFGLAIVLAVQSRRREQRVVTAKLPGMAAAGVITPNEATWLGSIRTRKLAVAEATRFGGKPAGQSVKAFAHQVVELAFVRDRIDRGFGDHRVAALLSEETHGVYAARSASPALARMAGYRTPEI; encoded by the coding sequence GTGTCATACGCCGGCGCCCAGGTACCGCCCCATCAACTCCAGGCGCCGTTCGTGCGCCGCGTCCGCAAGGTCGGAGCACCACTCGGGGTGATCATCGCGCTCGGGACCATCGCCGGGCTCATCGTGATCGCGCTGACCGCATTCAATCCGGTCGGGACCGCGATCGGCTTCGTGCTCTCCAGCATCGCCATGACGGTGGTCGTGCTGGCCTACCTGTGGCTGGACAGGTGGGAACCCGAACCGCCACGCCTGCTCGTCTTCGCCTTCATCTGGGGTACGTCGGCAGCCGTCGTCCTCGCCGCTGTTCTGCAGATTTTTCTCGATGCCTGGCTCAGTCCCGCCATGGATGCCACGCAGTCCACCGGGGTGAGCCCGTTCACGCTGGTGGTCGGGGCTCCGCTCACCGAAGAGGCTGCCAAGGGCCTCTTCCTGCTCCTGATGATGACCGGCGTCCGCCGCAACGAGATGAACTCACTGACCGACTGCCTGGTCTACGCAGGACTGGTCGGGGCGGGCTTCGCCTGGCTGGAGGACATCCTCTACATCGCCAACGGCGAAACGTTGGCCGACTCTCTGTTCACCGCCGCGTTGCGCCTCATCATGGCCCCGTTCGCGCACTCACTGTTCACCACGCTGTTCGCCATCGGCGTGTGGTACGCGCTGCACAAACGCAGCGCTATGGCCAGGACCGGTTGCATCCTGCTCGGCTACGCCGGCGCTGTGGTGCTGCACGCCATGTGGAACGGCTCGTCGCTTCTGGGGGTCGAGGCGTACTTCGGTCTGTACGTGTTCTGGATGATGCCGATCTTCGGGCTCGCGATCGTGCTGGCTGTGCAGAGCCGACGGCGGGAGCAGCGCGTCGTCACCGCCAAGCTGCCCGGCATGGCCGCGGCGGGAGTGATCACGCCCAACGAGGCGACCTGGCTGGGGTCGATCCGGACACGGAAGCTCGCGGTGGCCGAGGCGACACGATTCGGGGGCAAGCCCGCCGGACAGTCGGTGAAGGCATTCGCGCACCAGGTTGTCGAATTGGCCTTCGTGCGCGACCGCATCGACCGCGGTTTCGGTGACCACCGTGTCGCGGCGCTGTTGAGCGAAGAGACCCACGGGGTGTACGCCGCACGGAGCGCGTCGCCCGCCCTGGCCCGGATGGCGGGATATCGGACGCCGGAAATCTGA
- the coaE gene encoding dephospho-CoA kinase, with protein MLRIGLTGGIGAGKSTVSATFSELGGIVVDGDVIAREVVEPGTEGLASLVEAFGDDILLPDGALNRPALAAIAFSDDEKRATLNGIVHPLVGQRRSELISAAHDEAVIIEDIPLLVESQMAPMFPLVVIVHADEELRVQRLIEHRGFSEQDARARIAAQASEEQRRAVADVWLDNSGSAGQLVENARALWHERIQPFAHNLHTGRPAQREPRLVPSDPRWPDDAQRILARLRTACGHRASRIDHIGSTAIPGLDAKDVIDIQVTVASLEVADELADSMFGAGYVSTAIDRDVGKPDGRSTVGEFDHVADESLWRKRLYCSADPGRLTNVQVRVAGWPGQQFGLLFVDWLTANPAVRSDYLELKKRVVAAGHADTGAYAEAKEPWFLDAYRRAWEWADATGWAPGG; from the coding sequence GTGCTGCGCATTGGGTTGACCGGAGGAATCGGAGCAGGCAAGTCCACGGTGTCCGCCACGTTCAGTGAGCTCGGGGGCATCGTCGTGGACGGGGACGTGATCGCCCGCGAGGTGGTCGAACCCGGCACCGAAGGTCTTGCCAGCCTGGTCGAAGCGTTCGGTGACGACATTCTGCTCCCGGACGGTGCTCTCAACCGGCCGGCTCTGGCCGCGATCGCCTTCAGCGATGACGAGAAACGGGCGACGCTGAACGGCATCGTGCATCCGCTTGTGGGACAGCGGCGTTCGGAGCTGATCTCGGCTGCGCACGACGAGGCGGTGATCATCGAGGACATCCCGCTGCTCGTCGAGTCGCAGATGGCGCCGATGTTCCCGTTGGTGGTGATCGTGCATGCCGACGAGGAGTTGCGTGTGCAGCGCCTCATCGAGCACCGGGGCTTCAGCGAACAGGACGCACGCGCGCGCATCGCCGCGCAGGCCAGCGAAGAACAGCGCCGCGCGGTGGCCGATGTCTGGCTGGACAACTCCGGCAGCGCCGGGCAACTCGTCGAGAACGCCCGCGCACTGTGGCACGAGCGCATCCAGCCGTTTGCACACAACCTCCACACCGGTCGGCCGGCGCAGCGTGAGCCGCGCCTGGTGCCCTCGGATCCGCGGTGGCCTGACGACGCGCAGCGAATTCTGGCGCGGCTGAGGACCGCCTGCGGGCACCGAGCCTCGCGGATCGATCACATCGGCTCCACCGCGATACCGGGGCTGGATGCCAAGGACGTGATCGACATCCAGGTCACCGTCGCCTCGCTCGAGGTTGCCGACGAGCTCGCCGACTCGATGTTCGGCGCGGGATACGTGAGCACCGCTATCGACCGCGACGTCGGCAAGCCGGACGGGCGCAGCACCGTGGGTGAATTCGACCACGTGGCCGACGAATCGCTGTGGCGGAAGCGGTTGTACTGTTCGGCCGACCCTGGCCGCCTGACGAATGTCCAAGTGCGAGTGGCAGGCTGGCCCGGACAGCAGTTCGGGTTGCTGTTCGTCGACTGGCTGACCGCCAACCCGGCTGTCCGGTCGGACTATCTGGAGCTGAAGAAACGGGTGGTCGCCGCTGGGCATGCCGACACCGGCGCGTACGCCGAGGCGAAAGAGCCGTGGTTTCTGGACGCGTACCGCCGGGCGTGGGAGTGGGCGGACGCGACCGGCTGGGCTCCTGGAGGTTAG
- the rpsA gene encoding 30S ribosomal protein S1, whose translation MPSPSVTSPQVAVNDIGSAEDFLAAIDKTIKYFNDGDIVEGTIVKVDRDEVLLDIGYKTEGVIPSRELSIKHDVDPNEVVSVGDEVEALVLTKEDKEGRLILSKKRAQYERAWGTIEELKEKDEAVKGTVIEVVKGGLILDIGLRGFLPASLVEMRRVRDLQPYIGKEIEAKIIELDKNRNNVVLSRRAWLEQTQSEVRSEFLNQLTKGAIRKGVVSSIVNFGAFVDLGGVDGLVHVSELSWKHIDHPSEVVQVGDEVTVEVLDVDMDRERVSLSLKATQEDPWRHFARTHAIGQIVPGKVTKLVPFGAFVRVEEGIEGLVHISELSERHVEVPDQVVQVGDDAMVKVIDIDLERRRISLSLKQANEDYTDEFEAWKYGMADSYDDAGNYIFPEGFDADTNEWLEGFEKQRDEWEARYAEAERRHKMHTAQMEKFAAAEAEEAAKPVSNGSSRSEEPSSGGSLASDAQLAALREKLAGNA comes from the coding sequence ATGCCAAGTCCCTCCGTCACCTCGCCGCAAGTAGCCGTCAACGACATCGGCTCGGCTGAGGATTTTCTCGCTGCCATCGACAAGACCATCAAATACTTCAACGATGGCGACATCGTCGAGGGGACCATCGTCAAGGTCGACCGTGATGAAGTCTTGCTCGACATCGGCTACAAGACCGAAGGTGTCATCCCTTCCCGCGAGCTCTCCATCAAGCACGACGTCGACCCCAATGAGGTTGTGTCCGTCGGCGACGAAGTCGAAGCTCTGGTCCTCACCAAAGAGGACAAAGAAGGCCGCCTGATCCTGTCCAAGAAGCGCGCACAGTACGAGCGCGCCTGGGGCACCATCGAAGAGCTCAAGGAAAAGGACGAGGCCGTCAAGGGCACCGTCATCGAGGTCGTCAAGGGCGGCCTCATCCTCGACATCGGCCTGCGCGGCTTCCTGCCCGCTTCGCTGGTGGAGATGCGTCGTGTCCGCGATCTTCAGCCGTACATCGGCAAGGAGATCGAGGCCAAGATCATCGAGCTCGACAAGAACCGCAACAACGTGGTGCTCTCCCGCCGCGCCTGGCTGGAGCAGACCCAGTCCGAGGTGCGCAGCGAGTTCCTCAACCAGCTGACCAAGGGCGCGATCCGCAAGGGTGTGGTGTCCTCGATCGTCAACTTCGGCGCGTTCGTCGATCTCGGCGGCGTCGACGGTCTGGTGCACGTCTCCGAGCTGTCCTGGAAGCACATCGACCACCCGTCCGAGGTCGTTCAGGTCGGCGACGAGGTCACCGTCGAGGTTCTCGACGTCGACATGGACCGCGAGCGGGTGTCGTTGTCGCTCAAGGCGACTCAGGAAGATCCGTGGCGCCACTTCGCGCGCACCCACGCGATCGGTCAGATCGTGCCGGGCAAGGTCACCAAGCTGGTTCCGTTCGGTGCGTTCGTCCGCGTCGAAGAGGGCATCGAGGGTCTGGTGCACATCTCCGAGCTCTCCGAGCGTCACGTCGAGGTCCCGGACCAGGTGGTTCAGGTCGGTGACGACGCGATGGTCAAGGTCATCGACATCGACCTGGAGCGGCGCCGTATCTCGTTGAGTCTCAAGCAGGCCAACGAGGACTACACCGACGAGTTCGAAGCGTGGAAGTACGGCATGGCCGACAGCTACGACGACGCGGGCAACTACATCTTCCCCGAGGGCTTCGACGCCGACACCAACGAGTGGCTCGAAGGTTTCGAGAAGCAGCGTGACGAGTGGGAGGCCCGGTACGCCGAGGCTGAGCGCCGCCACAAGATGCACACCGCGCAGATGGAGAAGTTCGCCGCTGCCGAGGCCGAGGAAGCTGCCAAGCCCGTCTCGAACGGTTCCTCGCGTTCCGAGGAGCCCAGTTCGGGTGGATCGCTGGCCAGCGACGCTCAGCTTGCCGCGCTGCGGGAGAAGCTCGCAGGCAACGCCTAG
- a CDS encoding MFS transporter — MTDTADLAGGTWRELLGPRNVGAAAVLAGGVALYATNEFLTISLMPSAVADIGGQRFYAWVTTVYLVGSVMAATTVHSVLMRLGPRWSYQLGLSVFGVGSVVCALAPSMEVLLVGRTVQGAAGGLLAGLGYAVINTALPSWLWTKASALVSAMWGVGTLVGPTAGGLFAQYGSWRWAFGVLVVMTTAMSALVPIALPSRRDTAESAPAGPIRIPVWSLLILGAAALLVSVASIPHDRRATALLVAAGLGLVVLFVVVDRRLTASVLPPSAFGRGPLKWIYATLGVLMAATMVDMYVPLFGQRLAHLTPLAAGFLAAGLAVGWTVAEISSASLSRHRVIIRTVAVAPVVMAVGLVISALTQHENASVGLVALWAAGLVITGVGIGIAWPHLSAWAMSKVDDPAEGPAAAAAINTVQVISAAFGAALAGVVVNLTDVGDATAARWLFLSFGVLAALAVVASTSSGRSPVSTPG; from the coding sequence GTGACCGACACAGCGGACCTTGCCGGCGGAACCTGGCGTGAGCTTCTCGGTCCCCGCAATGTCGGGGCCGCAGCGGTGCTCGCCGGTGGGGTCGCGCTCTATGCGACCAACGAGTTCCTGACCATCAGCCTGATGCCCAGCGCGGTCGCCGACATCGGCGGTCAGCGGTTCTACGCCTGGGTGACCACGGTGTACCTCGTGGGGTCGGTGATGGCCGCGACGACGGTGCACTCGGTCCTGATGCGTCTCGGGCCGCGGTGGTCGTATCAGTTGGGCCTGAGCGTTTTCGGTGTGGGGAGTGTGGTCTGTGCTCTCGCGCCGAGCATGGAGGTGCTGCTGGTCGGCCGCACCGTGCAGGGCGCGGCCGGAGGCCTGCTCGCCGGGCTGGGATACGCGGTGATCAACACCGCGCTGCCCAGTTGGCTGTGGACGAAGGCTTCCGCCCTGGTGTCGGCGATGTGGGGTGTCGGGACGCTTGTGGGGCCCACCGCCGGCGGGCTGTTCGCCCAATATGGTTCGTGGCGATGGGCATTCGGTGTCCTCGTGGTGATGACCACGGCGATGTCGGCGTTGGTGCCGATCGCTCTGCCGAGTCGCCGTGACACCGCGGAGTCGGCACCTGCCGGCCCGATCCGTATCCCGGTGTGGTCACTGCTCATCCTCGGCGCGGCCGCGCTGCTGGTCAGTGTCGCGAGCATCCCGCACGACCGTCGGGCGACCGCCCTCCTGGTGGCCGCGGGCCTCGGACTGGTGGTGCTGTTCGTGGTCGTCGATCGTCGGCTGACCGCTTCGGTGTTGCCCCCCAGCGCGTTCGGCAGGGGCCCGTTGAAGTGGATCTACGCGACGCTGGGTGTGCTGATGGCCGCCACCATGGTCGACATGTACGTGCCGTTGTTCGGTCAGCGGCTTGCCCACCTGACACCGTTGGCGGCGGGGTTCCTCGCCGCGGGCCTGGCGGTCGGGTGGACCGTCGCTGAGATCAGCAGTGCATCCCTGAGCCGTCACCGGGTGATCATCCGCACCGTCGCGGTGGCGCCGGTGGTGATGGCGGTCGGCCTGGTGATCAGCGCGCTGACCCAGCATGAGAACGCGTCAGTCGGTCTGGTCGCGCTGTGGGCGGCGGGTCTGGTGATCACCGGCGTGGGCATCGGAATCGCGTGGCCGCACCTTTCGGCGTGGGCGATGAGCAAGGTGGACGACCCTGCGGAAGGCCCGGCCGCCGCTGCCGCCATCAACACCGTGCAAGTGATCTCCGCGGCGTTCGGGGCCGCTCTCGCCGGGGTGGTGGTCAATCTCACCGACGTCGGTGATGCGACCGCCGCGCGCTGGCTCTTCCTGTCCTTCGGCGTGCTCGCGGCGCTGGCTGTGGTGGCGTCGACAAGTAGCGGCCGAAGCCCCGTGTCGACTCCCGGATAG
- a CDS encoding DUF402 domain-containing protein produces MHPPKHETFDLAARTNTDPKGIVRAVDVYTVEPWGLYMGRPTPGRAQFHYIESWLLPSLGLRATVFHFNAGHEREQDFYLDVGDYTPGPARWRGEDHYLDLVLRTGIGVQITDVDELLTAVRHGLLSPECGERAICTAVATVDALARHDYDLNRWLSGNGMALTWRGA; encoded by the coding sequence ATCCACCCTCCCAAGCACGAGACATTCGACCTCGCGGCCCGCACCAACACCGACCCGAAGGGGATCGTGCGGGCGGTGGACGTCTACACGGTCGAACCCTGGGGCCTCTACATGGGTCGGCCGACGCCGGGGCGAGCGCAGTTCCACTACATCGAGTCATGGCTGCTGCCGTCGCTGGGACTGCGCGCGACGGTGTTCCACTTCAACGCCGGCCACGAGCGCGAGCAGGACTTTTATCTCGACGTCGGGGATTACACACCGGGACCGGCGAGGTGGCGGGGTGAAGATCACTATCTCGACCTGGTCCTGCGCACCGGCATCGGAGTCCAGATCACCGACGTCGACGAACTCCTCACGGCGGTCCGGCACGGCCTGCTCAGCCCGGAGTGCGGCGAGCGGGCGATCTGCACCGCCGTCGCCACCGTCGACGCTCTGGCCAGGCACGATTACGATCTGAACCGCTGGCTGTCGGGCAACGGCATGGCCCTGACCTGGCGTGGGGCTTAG
- a CDS encoding cutinase family protein, producing the protein MVTTSVLAVSTVSAPVAAADSCPDVEVVFARGTSDRPGVGFVGKAFIDSLKWKLLGKKISTYAVNYPASWNFSKSTSAGAVDANKHVQYVAEVCPDTKIVLGGMSQGSGVIDLITIGNRKIWFFTPAPLPDAMVNHVVAVAVFANPARDQPLLGPLTEISPQYGDKSIDLCANGDPYCSRGLNYFAHYSYPWNGMVNEAATFVARRVLNKDA; encoded by the coding sequence GTGGTGACGACCTCAGTTCTGGCCGTCTCCACGGTGAGCGCACCCGTTGCAGCGGCAGACTCGTGCCCTGACGTCGAGGTGGTGTTCGCCCGCGGAACGAGCGACCGGCCGGGTGTCGGTTTCGTCGGCAAGGCGTTCATCGATTCGCTGAAATGGAAGCTGCTGGGAAAGAAGATCTCGACCTACGCGGTCAATTACCCGGCCAGTTGGAACTTCTCGAAGTCGACCTCGGCGGGTGCAGTGGACGCCAACAAGCATGTGCAGTACGTGGCGGAGGTCTGCCCGGACACCAAGATCGTGCTCGGCGGCATGTCACAGGGTTCGGGTGTGATCGACCTGATCACCATCGGCAATCGCAAGATCTGGTTCTTCACACCCGCGCCGCTGCCGGACGCCATGGTCAATCACGTTGTCGCGGTGGCGGTGTTCGCCAACCCGGCGCGCGACCAACCGCTGCTCGGTCCACTCACTGAGATAAGCCCTCAATACGGGGACAAGAGCATCGACCTGTGCGCCAACGGCGACCCCTACTGTTCCCGAGGCCTCAACTATTTCGCCCACTACTCCTACCCGTGGAACGGAATGGTCAACGAGGCAGCGACGTTCGTCGCGCGCAGGGTGCTCAACAAGGACGCGTGA